In Microbacterium pumilum, the following proteins share a genomic window:
- a CDS encoding helix-turn-helix transcriptional regulator translates to MESIAVNRVEAVGVLSDPLRGALYRLVAASDHPVSRDEAAQATGVPRSTAAFHLERLVEVALLTVEHRRLSGRSGPGAGRPTKLYRASQVDVMGSVPERHYEFAGELLAASIERAERDGITAREALGAEAYERGLALGHAGGTLEDALVACGYAPAEDGGSAITLENCPFHALAARHTPLVCGANLALLQGVVDATGDERIPTLEPSERRCCVVVRPPARAGSPA, encoded by the coding sequence ATGGAATCGATCGCCGTCAACCGCGTGGAAGCCGTCGGCGTATTGAGCGACCCGCTTCGGGGTGCGCTCTACCGTCTGGTCGCGGCATCCGATCACCCCGTCTCCCGCGATGAGGCGGCACAGGCCACGGGCGTGCCGCGGAGCACGGCGGCGTTCCACCTCGAACGCCTGGTCGAGGTGGCCCTCCTGACCGTCGAGCACCGGCGACTGAGTGGACGTTCCGGGCCCGGAGCAGGCAGACCCACGAAGCTGTACCGCGCGTCGCAGGTCGACGTCATGGGGAGCGTTCCGGAGCGACACTACGAATTCGCCGGCGAGCTCCTGGCGGCATCCATCGAGCGCGCCGAGCGCGATGGCATCACCGCGCGCGAAGCTCTCGGCGCGGAGGCCTACGAACGGGGGCTCGCCCTTGGCCATGCGGGCGGGACCCTCGAAGACGCCCTCGTCGCGTGCGGATACGCCCCGGCCGAAGACGGCGGGAGCGCGATCACTCTCGAGAACTGCCCTTTCCACGCCTTGGCCGCGCGTCACACCCCACTCGTCTGCGGTGCGAACCTCGCTCTCCTGCAGGGCGTGGTGGACGCGACCGGCGATGAGCGGATCCCCACGCTCGAGCCTTCCGAGAGACGGTGCTGCGTCGTGGTGCGTCCACCGGCACGGGCCGGCTCGCCGGCCTGA
- a CDS encoding M23 family metallopeptidase, whose protein sequence is MPTRQRHGAEAPEDLLAEAIDSPANDEESAATSLTRRSRARSSVARPAKAVRPASRRPAAKKSGRIAKPIRSLAILTMVGGLVATIAIPAFGAASPQDEALTVQQVAADNAQSLVVASDASASELTRESYSATTQEEIDEKKAKEAAAAAAAARARQLATAAASSSSASTFSGDITLVSPGSGEVRWPLLSFIQGRGLWDSGYHQGQDMLAPAGTPIYAAAAGVVRVSQESFGGYGVCVTIDHVIGGQQVSTLYGHMTYGTRLVQSGQTVAAGQMIGQVGSTGSSTANHLHFEVHINGSVVDPLAWLNANAG, encoded by the coding sequence ATGCCGACGAGACAGCGCCACGGCGCAGAGGCGCCGGAGGACCTATTGGCTGAAGCGATCGATTCGCCCGCGAACGATGAAGAGAGCGCCGCGACGAGTCTGACCCGTCGTTCGCGTGCGCGTTCCAGCGTCGCGCGACCCGCGAAAGCGGTGCGCCCCGCGTCTCGTCGCCCGGCGGCGAAGAAGTCCGGCCGTATCGCCAAGCCCATTCGCAGCCTTGCCATCCTGACGATGGTCGGCGGCCTCGTCGCCACGATCGCGATCCCGGCCTTCGGTGCAGCGAGCCCGCAGGACGAAGCCCTCACCGTCCAGCAGGTCGCAGCCGACAACGCCCAATCCCTCGTCGTGGCCTCCGATGCCAGCGCATCCGAACTGACGCGCGAGAGCTACTCGGCGACGACGCAGGAAGAGATCGACGAGAAGAAGGCGAAGGAGGCAGCCGCCGCCGCCGCCGCAGCGCGAGCACGTCAGCTGGCGACCGCCGCCGCTTCCTCTTCTTCTGCTTCGACCTTCTCGGGCGACATCACGCTGGTGTCGCCGGGTAGCGGCGAAGTCCGCTGGCCGCTCCTCAGCTTCATCCAGGGACGCGGACTGTGGGACTCGGGCTACCACCAGGGTCAGGACATGCTGGCTCCCGCCGGAACGCCCATCTACGCCGCAGCAGCCGGGGTCGTCAGGGTCTCGCAGGAGAGCTTCGGCGGGTACGGCGTCTGCGTCACCATCGACCACGTCATCGGCGGCCAGCAGGTCTCCACCCTCTACGGTCACATGACCTACGGCACGCGGCTGGTCCAGTCCGGACAGACGGTGGCCGCCGGCCAGATGATCGGCCAGGTCGGAAGCACCGGCAGCTCGACTGCCAACCACCTGCACTTCGAGGTCCACATCAACGGCTCGGTCGTCGACCCGCTGGCGTGGCTCAACGCCAACGCCGGATAG
- a CDS encoding TetR/AcrR family transcriptional regulator, which yields METDSTTAAPAEPAAAHQPRPQARTLDRREDVLRAAMSVFGQRGYNKGALVEVAEQAGMTHAGVLHHFGSKEALLVAMLQYRDGQEAAGVPGRAQTEGPAFLGHMLDTVVENTGRPGVTQTYTVLSAESVTEGHPAQSYFRDRFTVLRDKIAGVLAEVAGRDAEESEVRDDATALIALMDGLQVQWLLDPHAVDMPRVVEKVMDELVDRLTTRAPAPPFPRPQD from the coding sequence ATGGAGACGGACTCGACCACGGCCGCTCCGGCGGAGCCCGCGGCGGCGCATCAGCCGAGACCGCAGGCGCGCACGCTCGATCGCCGCGAGGACGTGCTCCGCGCGGCGATGAGCGTCTTCGGGCAGCGCGGCTACAACAAGGGCGCTCTCGTCGAGGTGGCCGAACAGGCCGGAATGACCCACGCGGGAGTCCTCCACCACTTCGGCAGCAAGGAAGCCCTGCTGGTGGCGATGCTGCAGTACCGCGATGGCCAGGAGGCCGCCGGCGTTCCCGGTCGCGCGCAGACCGAGGGCCCGGCATTCCTGGGGCACATGCTCGACACGGTGGTGGAGAACACCGGCCGACCGGGTGTCACCCAGACCTACACCGTTCTCTCGGCCGAGTCGGTCACCGAGGGCCACCCCGCGCAGAGCTACTTCCGCGACCGCTTCACCGTGCTTCGCGACAAGATCGCCGGCGTGCTCGCGGAGGTCGCGGGTCGCGACGCCGAAGAGAGCGAAGTGCGCGACGATGCGACGGCCCTCATCGCTCTGATGGACGGCTTGCAGGTGCAGTGGCTGCTCGACCCGCATGCCGTGGACATGCCGCGCGTAGTCGAGAAGGTCATGGACGAGCTGGTCGACCGGCTGACTACGCGAGCACCCGCACCGCCGTTCCCGCGCCCGCAGGACTGA
- a CDS encoding cold shock domain-containing protein, which yields MPTGKVRFYDEEKGFGFIAADDGQDVFLHATALPAGTAAPKPGTRLEFGVADGKRGLQALSVRVLEAPVSLAKRSRKPADDMAIIVEDLVKLLDGIGGDLRRGRYPSGSHAKKVAAVLRKVADELDA from the coding sequence ATGCCCACCGGCAAGGTCAGGTTCTACGACGAGGAGAAGGGTTTCGGCTTCATTGCCGCCGATGACGGCCAGGACGTGTTCCTGCACGCCACCGCCCTGCCCGCCGGCACAGCCGCCCCGAAGCCGGGCACGCGACTCGAGTTCGGCGTGGCCGACGGCAAGCGGGGTCTGCAGGCCCTCTCAGTCCGCGTTCTCGAGGCGCCGGTGAGCCTGGCCAAGCGGTCGCGCAAGCCCGCCGACGACATGGCCATCATCGTCGAAGACCTCGTCAAGCTCCTCGACGGCATCGGCGGGGACTTGCGCCGCGGTCGCTACCCGAGCGGTTCCCACGCCAAGAAGGTCGCTGCGGTTCTGCGCAAGGTGGCGGATGAACTCGACGCCTGA
- a CDS encoding multidrug ABC transporter ATPase, producing the protein MSNPTPGAVPPVRRIDRVLAFMSLGLAVVAIGCFFAIVIARPAGVTDFTEGIWPLVVVFPLIALPIAFLMIIALLIMSFVRRARANRAD; encoded by the coding sequence ATGAGCAATCCCACTCCCGGGGCGGTCCCGCCCGTGCGCCGGATCGACCGCGTCCTCGCATTCATGTCGCTCGGCCTCGCCGTGGTGGCGATCGGATGCTTCTTCGCGATCGTCATCGCGCGCCCTGCCGGCGTGACCGACTTCACCGAAGGTATCTGGCCCCTCGTGGTCGTGTTCCCGTTGATCGCGTTGCCGATCGCCTTCCTGATGATCATCGCGCTGCTGATCATGAGCTTCGTCCGGAGGGCTCGGGCCAACCGAGCGGACTGA
- a CDS encoding helicase-associated domain-containing protein has translation MVSDERALATWLAERDDVALARLLADRGVSPSIGWHDFFDAAEGLLDPASLDRALSRLPGRELAALANGDPGPSKHLGSLALLGQDGRPLASVVDRLTALISERPDAIAGEPLTDHPRASGETSAAAAAEKAFTTSGALADVLLACLHTPLARTGAGAISAADRKRLIEAGAVGSPEELEDLVESASAAGLTRPLEREWVVTEAGERWLESATADRWTTVAEGFRAALPEGLRTASGGFAGAEYWPRAYPLDSEWPARAARLRRIAELWGLLDADGAEPPWTVALRTGENPDPAPLTAHLPPEIDRVYLQADLTAIAPGPLAPHLDLRLRGIARRESRAQASTYRFTGDSLGAGMTEGETAQSIREFLATISLTGIPQPLDYLIESTAARHGLVRVRVDVATDRTRVESPERGLLDTIAVDQALRPLGLVHDGDSLVSRVTREAVYWSLADARYPVVAIGPSGTPEPQHRRASKSPSTAPGDPRDVYARLIGILRGGHSIDGEAAWLGRELEQAVRARAAIIVVVRMPDGSERTFTLEASGLGGGRLRGRDKGADIERTLPVSSIVSVHAA, from the coding sequence GTGGTCTCCGACGAGCGTGCCCTAGCGACCTGGCTGGCCGAGCGCGATGATGTCGCTCTGGCACGCCTCCTCGCCGATCGCGGTGTCTCACCGTCGATCGGCTGGCACGACTTCTTCGACGCCGCCGAAGGCCTGCTGGATCCCGCATCCCTCGATCGCGCACTCAGCCGGCTGCCCGGCCGTGAACTCGCGGCACTCGCAAACGGGGACCCCGGTCCATCGAAGCACCTCGGTTCGCTCGCGCTGCTGGGTCAAGACGGTCGGCCGCTCGCATCGGTGGTCGATCGTCTCACCGCGCTGATCAGCGAGCGGCCGGACGCGATCGCCGGCGAGCCGCTCACCGATCATCCGCGTGCATCCGGCGAGACATCCGCCGCCGCGGCGGCCGAAAAGGCGTTCACCACGTCGGGCGCACTGGCGGATGTGCTGCTGGCCTGCCTCCATACGCCCCTTGCGCGCACCGGTGCGGGCGCCATCAGCGCGGCAGACCGCAAGCGCCTCATCGAGGCCGGCGCCGTCGGATCTCCCGAAGAACTCGAAGACCTCGTCGAGTCCGCCTCCGCGGCCGGCCTCACGCGGCCACTCGAGCGCGAGTGGGTCGTGACCGAGGCCGGCGAGCGATGGTTGGAGTCGGCGACGGCCGACCGGTGGACCACGGTCGCGGAGGGCTTCCGTGCCGCGCTGCCCGAGGGCCTGCGCACGGCGTCGGGCGGGTTCGCCGGCGCCGAGTACTGGCCGCGCGCTTACCCGCTCGACTCGGAGTGGCCGGCGCGCGCGGCACGCCTGCGGCGCATCGCTGAACTGTGGGGCCTGCTCGACGCCGACGGCGCCGAGCCGCCGTGGACCGTCGCGCTGCGAACCGGCGAGAATCCCGATCCCGCTCCCCTGACGGCCCACTTGCCTCCCGAGATCGATCGCGTTTACCTGCAGGCCGACCTCACGGCGATCGCGCCGGGGCCGCTAGCCCCTCATCTCGACCTGCGCCTGCGCGGCATCGCCCGGCGCGAGTCTCGCGCACAGGCATCCACCTACCGCTTCACGGGCGATTCGCTCGGCGCGGGCATGACCGAAGGCGAGACTGCCCAGTCGATCCGCGAATTCCTCGCCACGATCTCGCTCACCGGCATCCCGCAGCCGCTGGACTATCTCATCGAGAGCACCGCTGCTCGCCACGGTCTCGTGCGAGTGCGGGTCGACGTCGCCACGGATCGAACGCGCGTCGAGAGCCCCGAGCGCGGCCTGCTAGACACCATCGCCGTCGACCAGGCGCTGCGCCCGCTGGGCCTGGTGCATGACGGTGATTCCCTCGTCTCGCGGGTCACCCGAGAGGCCGTGTACTGGTCCCTTGCCGATGCTCGCTACCCCGTCGTCGCGATCGGTCCGTCGGGCACGCCCGAGCCCCAGCACCGGCGTGCTTCGAAGTCCCCGAGCACCGCACCCGGTGATCCGCGCGACGTCTACGCGCGCCTCATCGGGATCCTGCGCGGAGGCCACAGCATCGACGGCGAGGCGGCGTGGCTCGGTCGCGAGCTGGAGCAGGCGGTGCGCGCCCGCGCAGCGATCATCGTCGTGGTCCGGATGCCGGACGGCAGCGAGCGCACGTTCACCCTCGAGGCCTCCGGGCTGGGCGGCGGGCGTCTGCGCGGGCGCGACAAGGGAGCCGACATCGAGCGGACGCTGCCCGTCTCGAGCATCGTCAGCGTCCACGCCGCATGA
- the serC gene encoding phosphoserine transaminase, with protein sequence MPHVELPRDLLPSDGRFGCGPSKVPQAHLDALVGRGSALIGTSHRQAPVKDLVGRVRSRVTELFRAPTGYEVVIGNGGSTAFWDAAAFGLIEARSQHLVFGEFGAKFAAAAKTPWLQAPDVREVPAGTRTVAQPLDGIDVYAWPHNETSTGVSAPVSRVRGDDGALTVIDATSAAGGIDFSVHEADVYYFAPQKNLGSDGGLWFAIVSPAAVERIERIAASGRYIPEFLSLKNALDNSRLNQTLNTPALATLFLLNEQLAWIIDEGGLQWADARTRESSQALYDWAEASAFATPFVADPADRSQVVVTIDFDDSVDAAAVAASLRANSVVDTEPYRKLGRNQLRVATFVSIEPDDVRQLIRCIDYTIERL encoded by the coding sequence ATGCCCCACGTCGAGCTTCCCCGTGATCTCCTTCCCTCAGACGGACGCTTCGGCTGCGGGCCGTCGAAGGTGCCGCAGGCGCACCTGGATGCGCTCGTCGGCCGCGGATCCGCGCTCATCGGCACGTCGCATCGTCAGGCGCCCGTCAAGGACCTCGTCGGCCGGGTCCGCTCACGCGTCACCGAGCTGTTCCGCGCGCCGACCGGCTACGAGGTCGTCATCGGCAACGGCGGTTCGACTGCGTTCTGGGATGCCGCGGCCTTCGGCCTCATCGAGGCCCGCAGCCAGCACCTGGTGTTCGGCGAGTTCGGCGCCAAGTTCGCCGCCGCGGCCAAGACACCGTGGCTGCAGGCACCCGACGTCCGCGAGGTGCCGGCAGGGACGCGCACGGTGGCGCAGCCACTCGACGGCATCGACGTATACGCCTGGCCGCACAACGAGACCTCGACCGGCGTCTCGGCTCCGGTCTCGCGGGTGCGCGGCGATGACGGGGCGCTCACCGTCATCGACGCCACGAGCGCCGCAGGAGGTATCGACTTCTCGGTCCACGAGGCGGACGTGTACTACTTCGCGCCGCAGAAGAACCTCGGCTCGGACGGGGGCCTGTGGTTCGCCATCGTCTCGCCGGCCGCCGTCGAGCGCATCGAGCGGATCGCGGCGTCCGGCCGCTACATCCCCGAGTTCCTCAGCCTCAAGAATGCGCTCGACAACTCGCGCCTCAACCAGACCCTCAACACGCCCGCCCTCGCGACCCTGTTCCTGCTCAATGAGCAGCTCGCGTGGATCATCGACGAGGGCGGTCTGCAATGGGCGGATGCCCGCACGCGCGAGTCGTCGCAGGCGCTCTACGACTGGGCCGAGGCATCCGCCTTCGCCACCCCGTTCGTCGCCGACCCCGCCGACCGATCGCAGGTCGTCGTCACGATCGACTTCGACGACTCGGTGGATGCGGCTGCCGTTGCGGCGAGCCTGCGGGCGAACAGTGTCGTCGACACCGAGCCGTACCGCAAGCTCGGCCGGAACCAGCTGCGCGTGGCGACGTTCGTCTCGATCGAACCGGATGACGTCCGCCAGCTGATCCGCTGCATCGACTACACGATCGAGCGCCTCTAG
- a CDS encoding NAD(P)/FAD-dependent oxidoreductase, translating into MSHIVIVGGGVAAGKAAETLRKDGFAGDVTIVAAEPHPPYQRPPLSKGYLAGEEGLDAAVLHPAPWYADRDIELRISTTATRLDPVAHRLETDGGMLAYDAVLVATGASPRVLPLEGHDLQGVQTLRRLEDSDTLAAELREGGRRLVVIGSGWIGMEVAATARTLGNEVTVLERDPVPLALAVGPVMGEVFRRLHIENGVDLRTRVQVERIVGHGRAAGVVVDGETVPADLVLIGVGAVPNTALAEAAGITLDNGILTDASLRTSAPDVYAAGDAANAYHPVIQRHLRSEHWDNARRAGAVAARVMMGADAVHDGIPYFYTDQFDLGMELSGYPPLMKDAELLIRGDVEGREFIAWWVDDGRVVGGMNVNVGGVQKAIKELIRTGDRVDGGALTDTDVPVDSLLR; encoded by the coding sequence GTGTCGCACATCGTGATCGTCGGCGGGGGAGTGGCCGCCGGAAAAGCCGCCGAGACGCTGCGCAAGGACGGTTTCGCCGGCGATGTGACGATCGTGGCCGCTGAGCCGCATCCGCCATATCAGCGCCCACCGCTGTCGAAGGGCTATCTGGCGGGCGAGGAGGGTCTGGATGCAGCCGTCCTCCATCCCGCCCCCTGGTACGCCGACCGCGACATCGAGCTGCGCATCTCCACGACGGCGACCCGGCTGGACCCCGTCGCGCATCGGCTCGAGACCGACGGAGGCATGCTCGCGTACGACGCGGTGCTCGTGGCGACGGGCGCATCACCTCGTGTGCTGCCTCTCGAGGGACACGACCTGCAGGGTGTGCAGACGCTCCGGCGCCTCGAGGACTCGGACACGCTGGCCGCCGAGCTGCGTGAAGGCGGGAGGCGGCTCGTCGTGATCGGTTCGGGGTGGATCGGGATGGAGGTCGCGGCGACCGCGCGGACGCTGGGGAATGAGGTCACCGTGCTCGAGCGCGACCCCGTGCCGCTGGCGCTCGCGGTGGGCCCCGTGATGGGTGAGGTGTTCCGTCGCCTCCACATCGAGAACGGCGTGGATCTGCGCACCCGCGTACAGGTGGAGCGGATCGTCGGTCATGGTCGCGCGGCGGGCGTCGTCGTCGACGGCGAAACCGTGCCTGCCGACCTCGTGCTGATCGGAGTGGGGGCGGTGCCGAACACGGCACTCGCCGAGGCGGCCGGAATCACTCTCGACAACGGCATCCTCACCGATGCCTCACTGCGCACGAGTGCGCCGGACGTCTACGCAGCGGGAGATGCGGCGAACGCCTACCATCCCGTCATCCAGCGGCACCTGCGCAGCGAGCACTGGGACAACGCGCGCAGAGCGGGTGCCGTCGCGGCTCGCGTGATGATGGGCGCCGACGCGGTGCACGACGGGATCCCCTACTTCTACACGGATCAGTTCGATCTGGGCATGGAGCTGTCGGGCTATCCGCCGCTCATGAAGGATGCCGAGCTGCTGATCCGCGGTGATGTCGAGGGGCGGGAATTCATCGCATGGTGGGTCGACGATGGCCGAGTCGTCGGCGGGATGAATGTGAACGTGGGGGGCGTTCAGAAAGCCATCAAAGAACTCATTCGAACCGGTGACCGCGTCGACGGGGGCGCCCTCACCGACACCGACGTCCCGGTGGACAGTCTGCTCCGATGA
- a CDS encoding DNA repair helicase XPB, translating into MADGPLIVQSDRTVLLEVAHPDAESARHELAIFAELERAPEHIHTYRITRLGLWNARAAGHDADDMLATLDRWTRFPVPPSVSIDIRETVGRYGRLVIERDSVAGHGDGVLVLRSTDAAVLAEVSKNKRIQPLLVGQPSPGTYVVDAWARGHIKQELLKIGWPAEDRAGYTPGTPHPIELDESEWQLRPYQRQAVDIFTEGGSGVVVLPCGAGKTLVGAGAMAETKTTTLILVTNTVSARQWRDELLKRTSLTAEEIGEYSGQMKEIKPVTIATYQILTAKRKGQYAHLALLDALDWGLIVYDEVHLLPAPVFKLTADLQARRRLGLTATLVREDGREGDVFSLIGPKRFDAPWKEIEAQGFISPAVCYEVRVDLPAGDRLEYAAAADDERYRLAATAPAKIGVVRQLVERHRGERILVIGQYLDQIDVLAEALDAPKITGATPVDEREVLYQAFRVGEISLLVVSKVANFSIDLPEASVAIQVSGSFGSRQEEAQRLGRLLRPKESGNTASFYTLIARDTVDQDFAQNRQRFLAEQGYSYTILDADGIAA; encoded by the coding sequence ATGGCTGACGGTCCCCTCATCGTGCAGAGCGACCGGACGGTGCTGCTCGAAGTCGCCCATCCGGATGCGGAGAGCGCGAGACACGAGCTCGCCATCTTCGCCGAGCTCGAACGTGCGCCCGAGCACATCCACACGTACCGCATCACCCGGCTGGGCCTGTGGAACGCACGGGCCGCCGGCCATGACGCCGACGACATGCTTGCGACGCTCGACCGATGGACCCGGTTCCCGGTGCCGCCATCGGTCTCGATCGACATCCGCGAGACCGTCGGGCGCTATGGGCGTCTGGTGATCGAGCGCGATTCGGTCGCCGGGCATGGTGACGGCGTTCTCGTGCTGCGATCGACGGATGCCGCGGTTCTCGCCGAGGTGTCGAAGAACAAGCGCATCCAGCCGCTGCTCGTGGGCCAGCCCTCCCCCGGCACGTACGTGGTCGACGCCTGGGCCCGTGGCCACATCAAGCAGGAGCTGCTCAAGATCGGCTGGCCCGCAGAGGATCGCGCGGGGTACACGCCGGGGACGCCGCATCCGATCGAGCTCGACGAGTCGGAATGGCAGCTGCGGCCCTACCAGCGCCAGGCGGTGGACATCTTCACCGAGGGCGGCTCCGGGGTCGTGGTGCTGCCGTGCGGCGCGGGGAAGACGCTCGTCGGCGCGGGCGCCATGGCTGAGACGAAGACCACCACGCTCATCCTCGTCACCAACACCGTGAGCGCCCGTCAGTGGCGCGATGAACTGCTGAAGCGCACGTCTCTCACCGCCGAAGAGATCGGCGAGTACTCGGGCCAGATGAAAGAGATCAAGCCCGTCACGATCGCGACCTACCAGATCCTCACAGCGAAGCGGAAAGGCCAGTACGCCCACCTCGCACTCCTGGACGCCCTGGACTGGGGTCTCATCGTCTACGACGAAGTGCACCTGCTGCCGGCACCGGTGTTCAAGCTGACCGCCGATCTCCAGGCGCGGCGGCGACTCGGTCTGACGGCCACGCTCGTGCGCGAGGACGGCCGCGAGGGCGACGTCTTCAGCCTGATCGGACCCAAGCGCTTCGACGCGCCGTGGAAGGAGATCGAGGCCCAGGGCTTCATCTCGCCCGCCGTCTGTTACGAGGTGCGGGTCGATCTCCCGGCCGGCGACCGGCTGGAGTACGCCGCCGCGGCCGACGACGAGCGCTACCGCCTCGCGGCGACCGCACCCGCGAAGATCGGGGTCGTGCGACAGCTCGTCGAACGCCACAGGGGCGAGCGGATCCTGGTGATCGGGCAGTATCTCGACCAGATCGATGTGCTCGCCGAGGCGCTCGACGCGCCGAAGATCACGGGCGCGACGCCCGTCGACGAGCGCGAGGTGCTGTACCAGGCCTTCCGGGTGGGCGAGATCTCTCTGCTCGTGGTGTCGAAGGTCGCGAACTTCTCGATCGATCTGCCCGAGGCATCCGTCGCCATTCAGGTGTCGGGGTCGTTCGGCTCGCGGCAAGAAGAGGCGCAGCGTCTCGGACGCCTGCTGCGGCCGAAGGAATCCGGCAACACTGCGAGCTTCTACACCTTGATTGCGCGCGACACGGTGGATCAGGATTTCGCCCAGAACCGTCAGCGATTCCTCGCCGAGCAGGGCTACAGCTACACGATCCTGGACGCGGACGGGATCGCGGCCTGA
- a CDS encoding metal-dependent transcriptional regulator, which yields MTDLIDTTEMYLRTILELEEENIVPLRARISERLGHSGPTVSQTIGRMERDGLVVVTEDRSLELTGAGRQKAIDVMRKHRLAERLLSDVIGLDWAYVHEEACRWEHVMSEQVERRLVELLGHPTESPYGNPIPGLDQLGDVPAGGFSKGVVGLVRRLNDAGEPITGTVRRLAEPAQVDPELLQQLKGAGVLPGATGDYRYNEGYVLVEMHGSDEGLELPIEVASHIFLVDDRV from the coding sequence ATGACAGATCTCATCGACACCACCGAGATGTACCTGCGAACGATCCTGGAGCTCGAGGAAGAGAACATCGTTCCGCTGCGCGCCCGCATCTCGGAGCGCCTCGGCCACTCCGGTCCTACCGTGTCGCAGACCATCGGACGGATGGAGCGAGACGGCCTCGTCGTGGTGACGGAGGACCGCTCTCTCGAGCTGACCGGCGCCGGTCGCCAGAAGGCCATCGACGTGATGCGCAAGCATCGCCTGGCCGAGCGACTGCTGTCGGACGTCATCGGTCTCGACTGGGCGTACGTGCACGAAGAGGCGTGCCGCTGGGAGCACGTGATGAGCGAGCAGGTGGAGCGCCGGCTCGTCGAGCTGCTGGGCCATCCCACCGAATCTCCTTACGGCAACCCGATTCCCGGTCTCGACCAGCTGGGCGACGTCCCCGCGGGTGGCTTCAGCAAGGGGGTCGTCGGTCTCGTCCGCCGCCTCAACGACGCGGGCGAGCCGATCACGGGCACCGTGCGACGGCTCGCCGAGCCCGCTCAGGTCGACCCCGAGCTGCTGCAGCAGCTCAAGGGCGCCGGCGTCCTGCCTGGAGCGACGGGCGACTACCGCTACAACGAGGGCTACGTCCTGGTGGAGATGCACGGCAGCGACGAAGGTCTCGAGCTGCCCATCGAGGTCGCGTCGCACATCTTCCTCGTCGACGATCGCGTCTGA
- a CDS encoding DUF3027 domain-containing protein, protein MNSTPDSDDAPDDAVADDVAAQDVAAPVAVADPALLNARDLALAALHEITPAASVGEPADYRLEADGVVSLRFENTLAGYPGWFWTVSLARLEDAEPTVLEVELLPGEGALLAHDWVPWTERLADYQAAQAALAETVVDETDADDADVDLDDVDDLDAADFDDDGSPILHAGDVDGVDIDELDDSVDVDDDDDSDDDDDSDDEDSDDEEFDDEEFDEDDSDDDESDVEEFEIEDDDLEEDSEDASDDSDDDEPDEADDDEYDPVEGDDSED, encoded by the coding sequence ATGAACTCGACGCCTGATTCGGATGACGCGCCCGATGACGCGGTCGCGGACGACGTGGCCGCGCAGGACGTAGCCGCGCCCGTCGCGGTCGCTGATCCTGCCCTGCTGAACGCACGCGACCTGGCGCTGGCCGCGCTTCACGAGATCACCCCCGCCGCATCCGTGGGCGAACCGGCGGACTACCGCCTCGAGGCCGACGGCGTCGTGTCGCTGCGATTCGAGAACACGCTCGCCGGGTACCCGGGGTGGTTCTGGACGGTGAGCCTCGCTCGCCTCGAGGACGCCGAGCCGACGGTCCTCGAAGTGGAGCTGCTGCCCGGCGAGGGTGCGCTGCTCGCGCACGACTGGGTGCCGTGGACCGAGCGACTCGCCGACTACCAGGCCGCTCAGGCCGCGCTCGCCGAGACCGTGGTCGACGAGACCGACGCCGACGACGCGGATGTCGACCTCGACGACGTCGACGATCTGGATGCCGCCGACTTCGACGACGATGGGTCTCCGATCCTGCACGCGGGCGATGTCGACGGCGTCGACATCGACGAGCTCGACGACTCCGTTGACGTTGACGATGACGATGACTCCGACGACGACGACGACTCCGACGACGAGGACTCCGACGACGAAGAGTTCGACGACGAAGAGTTCGACGAGGACGATTCGGATGACGACGAGTCGGACGTGGAGGAGTTCGAGATCGAGGATGACGACCTCGAGGAGGACTCCGAAGACGCCTCAGACGATTCGGACGACGACGAGCCTGACGAAGCCGACGACGACGAGTACGACCCGGTCGAGGGTGACGACTCCGAAGACTGA